The sequence ACCTTGATTAAGCCCACACCATCCTTATACCAATAATAAGTGGTATCATCACCACCTGCCGGTACATATTGAATCTTCCAGCAGTTGCGGTAAGTACCAGCTGGCACTGTCAGGTCCTCTTTAGCAAGCACTTTATAAGTGCTATTATGCCAGGTCTTATTCACCTCTAACGGATAGACCAAAGCTGGAGTATTATCGAAAAATAGAGTATCACCTAACTGGTAAATTTGCGTAGAGTCAACCGTGGTTACTGTTGAGTCGGTATAATAGGGCGGCAGATAGTGGATAGTGTTGACATTGGCGCGCATGTATACATCAATATTTCGAATAGTATCTCTAAATTTCCGCGCAATGGTATGCTCAAAGGTCATCGTGTACAGAGTATCTTGGACTGTGTCGCTAATCACCCGCGCCATATAGCCTTCATATTTCCATTGATTACCGACCTTTAAGGGATAATAGTCCTCACCGCCGAAAATACCACAGCCAACAATCACCAGGGCTACTGTCATCGGAATTAATAAAGACCAATAGCGCTTCATCTTTGTACACCTCCTTTCGTTATAAAGTTTTTAACAGCTTGATAATGCGACATAAATTGTAAAATTATACTTGTTTATATGTTCTTGTCAAGGGTTTTATTTATAATTATTATTGACAGAGCCCCATCTTGCTTGTAAAATCAAATAAGAAACTAATTTGTATTGCCGAGGTGGCGGAATTGGCAGACGCGCTAGGCTCAGGACTTAGTGCCCTTTTGGGCATAGGGGTTCGAATCCCCTCCTCGGCAGTTAATATAACAAAGAAAGGAGTATAAGTTATGGCCAAACATTGCGAGATTTGTGGTAAGACCGGGATGATTGGTTCTAATATTAGCCATGCTCACAATGTAACCAAACGACGCTGGGAGCCCAACCTACAACGAGTTAAAGCTAAAGTCGGGGGAGTGAGTAAGAAAATCTGGGTGTGTACACGCTGCCTGCGTTCTGGAAAAGTAGAAAAAGCTTAGGCAAGGGTTAGTTTTGTAAATTAGAAGGAGGATAGCTTGCGAGTAATACTAAGTCTTTTATCTGTTTTAACATTTTTTGTTTATGCTCAAGATAGTCTTAATACGCTTACGGTGCGTGGCGAAGGAATTGTAGAACCAGAGCCCGATTTAGCCATCATCCAATTAGGTATTGCCCTACAAGATGCCAGTGCTCATAAGGTATATCAAAATACTGAGGAGCTGGTTAAAGAGATTACCAAGGCAGCTCTTGCCGCCGGGATTAAAAAAGATGACATTAAAACCGGATCCTTAAGTCTTTATCCTCACTACGATTACAGTGATTATGTCCAAAAGATCCTTGGCTATCAGATGAATTGCAATTTAACTATCCGAGTGCGTGATCTTAAAAAACTGTCTAATGTAATTGAGATGATAGCCCGAGCTAGTACCAATACTACATTTTCCATTTTCTATGGTTTTCAAGAACCTGAGAAGTTAGAAACTCAAGCCCGCACCAAGGCGTTTAAAGATGCCAGCCGCAAAGCCCAAGAACTGGCTAAGGCCGCAAATTTGAAATTGGGCCGAATTGTGAAGATTACCGAAGAGATAAAACCTGGAGGCGGTGGCGAGGGATGCGCTACCCCATACGGTATGGGGGATGGTCTAGGCCCCAATACAATAAAAGTTGTGGTAAATCTTACCTACGAAATAAAGGAGTAAGCTATGAAAGTGTTAATTACCGGGATCACCGGATTTGCCGGAAGTCATTTAGCTGAGTATTTACTCGGCCTTAAAAATATTAAAGTGTATGGTATCTACCGCTGGCGCTCGCGCATGGAGAATCTCGAACATATTAAAGAAAAAATTAATCTATTAGAATGCGACCTGCGGGATTTTAGTGCCACTTATGAGGTAATTAAAAAAGTGAAACCAGATATGATCTTTCATCTAGCGGCCCAAAGTTTTGTGCCCATGTCCTGGGTGGCACCGAATGAAACCTTGGTCACGAATATTATAAGCGAAGTGAATATCTTTGAGGCGGTTCGGGCCTTAGGCTTAAAGGAATGCCGGATCCATATTGCTGGTTCTAGTGAAGAATATGGCATGGTTTATCCCAATGAAACGCCGATTAAAGAGACTAATCCCTTAAGGCCCTTAAGCCCATATGGGGTAAGTAAGGTAGCTCAGGATCTTTTAGGTTATCAATATTTTATGAGTTATAAACTGCCGATTATCAGGACGCGCGCTTTTAACCATACCGGTCCCCGGCGCGGTGAAGTTTTTGTAACCTCGAACTTTGCCAAGCAGATTGTGGAGATTGAGAAGAAATACCGTAAGCCGGTGATTTATGTCGGTAATTTAGAAGCGGTACGAGACTTTACTGATGTGCGAGATGTGGTGCGGGGGTATTATATGATTCTTAAAGATGGTACACCTGGTGAGGTTTATAATATCTGTAGCGGTAAGGGTTATAAAATTAAAGAAGTTTTAGAATTACTGCTTTCTTTAGCAAAATGCGATATCGAGATAAAACAGGATCCAAGCCGGTTACGGCCATCAGATGTGGAATTACTTTTAGGTGATAATAGCAAAATCCGAAAAGCTGTGGGCTGGAAACCTGAGATTCCCTTTCAAAAGACCCTAGCTGATTTATTAGATTACTGGCGATCCCGCATTTAGCCCCCGGCAATAATGAAAAGAGTTTTAATTACTGGTATTGAAGGGTTTGCCGGACTGCATTTATTTAACCATCTAAGTCAAAAGCAGAGATATAAAATTTACGGCTTACACTATCGAACCTGCGCGCTTAGTGGTCTCACTTGTTTTCATGGTGATATCCGAGATTACTCGTTTGTTGTAGGGGTGATTAAAGAGGTTCAGCCGAATTTAATTTTTCATCTAGCTGCACAAAGTTCAGTGGCTTATGGCGAAAAAGAGCTTCAAGAGACTTATACGGTAAATGTTACAGGGACATTTAATATCTTAGAGGCGGTTCGGTGCCTAAAGCTTAAATCCCGAATTATATATATTTCATCTTGTGAGGTATATGGTCCGCACAACCAAAAACTTAAAGAGACTACGTTGTTAAACCCGGTAAGTTTTTATGCGATAACCAAAATCTGTGCCGAAAATCTTTGCCAGTATTATAGTAAAATTCAGAATTTAGATATTGTAATTCTACGGCCGTTTAGTCATACTGGACCAGGCCAGAGCGAACAATTTATTTTCCCGCGGATTGCTAAAAAGATTGCCGAAATCGAAAAAGCTCGGGCTGAACCAATAATTGAAGTTGGTAATCTCAATCTGAAACGCGATTATACCGATGTCAGGGATATGGTTCGGGCATATGAACTGGCTGCAAGGTTTTGTAAAACTGGTGAGATCTATAATGTTACCTCAGGCAAGAGTTATGAACTGAAAACCGGGGTCCAGTATCTATTAAGTCTTACTGATAAAAAAATCAAACTTCGTATTAACAAGGCGCTTTTCAGGAAAAATGACATTTTGACTCTAACCGGCAGTGCCCAGAAATTTATTAAACTGACTGGTTGGCAACCGCAGATTGATTTTTTTACCACACTTCGGGATCTATTAACATATTATCGAGAAAAGTTAACCGGAAACTAAATTTATAGAATACTTTCACAAATTTCTTTAAGTTTCTGGGCTAAATTCTTATAGCTATAGATATGGGTATTAATTGGTGAAAAAGTTTCGGCTTGACTGGTTAAATCTCTTACAGCTTTAAAAATCTCTCCTTTTTGAAATGGTATAGCCATACCGGCTGAGTGAGCTTTTAATAGATCTTCAACTTCTTTAGGATAGTTTCCCAGGGCCAGGATTGGTTTTTGTGCGCCAAGATACTCGTAGAATTTAAGACCAACGGCTTGGTTAGATTTAGAAATGTATAAAAGAAGATTAGCACCTTTAAGAATTGAGATTGTCTCTTGGTGACTTAAAGTCCCTAAGTAAATAATATTTGGATATTCTCTAAGTTTAAACTCGATATCGCGCGGACACGGGCCAAGCAGGATTAATTTTATATCGCTTAGTTCTTTAATAGCTTCAGCAACAAAAATTAACGCCTCTAATACCTCTACGATATTACCAGCATAAACAATGCCTTTTTTAGCAAGCAACCTTGCCGATTGTGTAAATTCTTCGGGGTCATAGCCATTAGGTAGGATAACAGCATCTTGATAGTTAAGTTCTTCTTTAACTGTTTTATTTACCACTAACACCTGATCGGAGACTGTAAAAATTAGATTGCGTAATTTTCTCAGCTTTTTTTCGCGCCACTTTGGCGGTAGTTTATAACCAGTAGGCCAAGGGTCACGAAAATCAGTAATTAGAGGTATTTTAAATTCCCTCTTTAGTTTCCAGCCAACAATTAGGGCGCTGAATGGGGGCGAGGTTGCTAAGATTACATCTGGGTTTTCCTGTTCGATAATTTTTTTACCAAGCCTCCAGGCGAAGGGAATCCAAAATCTTTTAGCATCCGGATAGAGAAAAAAATTCAAGTGAAGACTTAAAGAAGCATTCTTAGCTGTGGGGGGCGATACGGGGAATTTTACAAGGTATAAGATGCGTCCCAGGTCTAAAGTTTCGCTTCGATAAACTTTAATACCCTGGATCTCGCATACGGCGTGGTAATCATAGTGATAATATGCGATCGGCTTAGTAGTAAGGATTATTGGCGTCAAATTAAGTTGGTTTAAATATTTAGCTAACTTTGTTATTCGAATTACACCACTTACACCTACCGGCGGTGCGTAATAAGAAATCAGTAAGATTTTGCGGGTCATTTTTAAGAATCATATTATCGCAAGCTATTAAATTGTCAATACTATTGACCGATGATAAGTTTATGATATAATAGGTATTAAAAGTTTAAGTAAAACCAAGATGCCGGCAATTATTGTGCATGGTGGGGCTGGAAAAATAAAAAATCCCGAAGAACACGAGATCGGCATTAAGAAAGCCTTAGAAATCGGCTGGGCGATACTTAAGGCCGGTGGCAAGGCATTAGATGCAGTAATTGAAAGCGTGCGGTATATGGAAGATTCTGGCAGTTTTAACTGCGGCCGAGGCGCGGTATTAACATTGGATGGCAAAATGGAGTTGGACGCATCGGTCATGACTGACGATGGTAAATTTGGCGCAGTTGGAGCCGTCCGGGGCATTAAAAATCCGATCCTGGTTGCACATCAAGTAATGTTAAAAACCGATCATCTGTTATTGGTTGGGGCTGGCGCACAAGCTTTTGCTTATAAAATGGGATTTAAAAAATACTATCGAATTACCAAGAAACAAAAAGAGCGCTGGCTAAAGTTTAGAAAGAAACCCAACTCATTATATTTCCCGAAGTTTAAAAATTTACTTAAGTTGGGCACAGTTGGTGCCGTAGCCTTGGATGTGCATAATCAGATCGCCGTTAGTAACTCCACAGGTGGTATAATTGGTAAACTTGCCGGCCGAATAGGTGATACCCCAATTATCGGTGCTGGTATTTATGCCGATTCGTGTGGTGGGGTATGTGCTACTGGTCATGGTGAAGGTATTATTCGACTGTTTTTGTCTAAGTATGTTGTTGACTTAATGCGAAAACTTCCAGCGCCACGGGCAATACAAAAGGGAATTAGCTTGGCACAACAGCACGGGGTTCTGTGTGGCATTATCGGTATCGATAAACAAGGTAATATTGGCTATGGTTATACTACCGAATCAATCTCCTGGGGCTTTATTAAAAATGGCGAGCTTAAAATGTTTCGATAGTATTGACATAATTGAATTTTAAGTTAAGATATAGGCATGAAAAATAAAATAACTTATTACACTTCAGAATCGGTAACCGAGGGGCACCCGGATAAAATCTGTGATCAGATTGCCGATGCTGTGCTCGACGATGTTTTACGACAGGACAAAAATGCCCGGGTTGCCTGTGAAGTTTTTGTTTCTGTTGGTTTAGTTATTGTTGGAGGAGAAATTACCACTACTGCCTGGGTTGATTTGCAAAAATTAGTCAGAAAATTACTCTATGATATTGGCTACACTGACACCAAGTACGGTTTAAGCGCCGAAAATTGCGCAATTATTAACATCATTGGTCGTCAATCCCCAGATATCGCTCAAGGGGTTGATGTTGGTGGTGCTGGCGATCAAGGTCTGATGATTGGTTATGCCTGTAATGAGACCAAAGAGTATATGCCTTTACCGATCATGCTGGCCCATAAACTGGTGCGAAGATTAGCTGATGTAAGAAAAAATAAAATTTTAGATTATTTAGGGCCCGATGGTAAATCGCAAGTAACCGTGGAATATGAGAATGACCAACCCAAAAGAATCTCTAGTGTCGTAATTGCTGCCCAGCATACCGAAAAAATTCTTGACAAAACCGGTAAACGTATTACCAAAAAAGCTCGCGAAGAGATCATCGAGACGGTTGTAAAAGCCGTGCTTCCCGAATATTTGCTTGATAAAAACACCCAATATTTTGTGAACGAAACCGGCAAATTTGTCGTTGGTGGACCGCAATCTGATACCGGAATGACCGGTCGGAAAATTATTGTTGATACCTATGGTGGCATTGTCCGTCATGGGGGTGGGGCATTCTCAGGCAAAGATCCAACTAAGGTTGACCGAACGGCATCTTATTTTGCTCGATATGTAGCCAAAAATTTTGTGGCAAGTGGCGTCTGTGATAAAATGGAATTGAGTTTGGCTTATGTCATTGGTCGAAAAGAACCCACCCAGATAAGCATCAATACTTTTGGCACGTCGCGGGTGCCTGAAGAAAAACTCTTAAAAGTGATCAAAGAACTTTTTGACTTTACACCGCAAGGCATGATACAAAAACTTAATTTACGGCGGCCGATCTATCTGCCTACCGCTTGTTATGGTCATTTTGGCCGAAATGAAAAAACCTTTACCTGGGAAGCCTTAGATAGTGTGGATCAGATTAAGAAAGCCCTAAGTCGGGTGTAAAAATTTTTAGTTCAGGGAATTATTGATAAGATCTATGGAATATGAGATTAAAGACCTTAATTTGCGTGCCCACGGCAAGTTAAAGATTGAGTGGGCCTCGCGATTTATGCCGGTGCTTGGGCTCATCAGAAAAAGGTTTCAAGCCACAAAACCGCTTAAGGGCATAAAAATTTCTGGTTGTTTACATATAACCTCGGAGACTGCCAATTTGGCGATAACCTTAAAAAGCGGCGGAGCTGAAGTACGGCTCTGTGCATCGAATCCACTCTCGACCCAAGATGATGTTGCCGCAAGTTTGGTGGGTGATTATGGGATTTCGGTTTTTGCAATGCGGGGTGAGGATCGGGATACTTATTATAAGCATATTCTTCAAGCCTTAGCCCATAAGCCTAATATTACTATTGATGATGGTGCTGATTTAGTTTCAACTCTACATACCAAGAAAACCGAGCTCCTACAAAATATTATGGGCGGCACGGAAGAAACCACCACCGGAGTTATTCGTCTAAAAAGTATGGCCCAAAATGGAGTTTTAAAATATCCGATAATTGCCGTTAATGATTCGAAGACAAAATTTTTATTTGATAATCGATATGGCACTGGTCAATCTACACTTGATGGAATATTACGAGCCACTAATTTCCTATTCGCCGGCTCTACCGTCGTAGTAGCTGGTTATGGCTGGTGCGGTAAGGGTGTGGCCCGAAAAGCCCAGGGCCTAGGTGCCAATGTCTGGGTTAGTGAGGTAAATCCGATCCGAGCCCTAGAGGCCAAAATGGATGGGTTTAATGTTGGACCAATGTCAGAACTGTGTGCTCTGGCTGATGTGATTATTACTGTAACTGGTTGTGAAAATGTCTTAGACAAAAGACATTTCTTGCGCCTTAAAGATGGGGCGATTATCTGTAACTCCGGGCACTTTGATGTTGAGATTAATAAAAAAGCCTTAAATGCCTTAGCTGTAAAAAAACGTCTAGTGCGTCCCAATTGTGAGGAGTTCCAGTTAAAAAATGGCCGGCGGGTTTATCTATTAGCTGAAGGCCGTTTGGTAAATTTAGCCGCGGCGGAAGGTCATCCAGCAATGGTCATGGATATGTCTTTTGCTAATCAGGCCTTAGCGGTTGAGTATTTAATCACCCATCATAAGAGCCTAGATAACAAGGTGTATCACTTGCCACACGAGTTAGACTGCAAAATTGCCGAATTAAAATTAGCTACCATGGGGATTAAGATTGACAAATTGACACCGAAACAAAAGCGCTATATCACTTCCTGGCAGTTCGGCACATAATAATCTTATCGTTAAACCCAAGCCGTCCCGAGGACTGTAGGGTCAGCTTAAAGAAGAGCTAGATTAGCCTATGATTATCAATAAGTTGTCACAAAAATTTCTTTAAGCAAGTGTGTACTTTGCAGTACACATTTTGGGTCCCGATAAATTGAGGTTCCAATAAATCAGGGATAAAAAGAGTTTGACTTATCAGATTTTTTGTGTTATAATTTTTATTGATTTAATTATAAGGAGTACGATATGAAAAAAACCTTTGGATTTCTGTTTATCATCCTGATGGCATTTACAAGTTTGGCCTATAGCAAAACAATGATTGTGCGGGTGTTTGTTTCTGACTACGAGGAGCTTATCCGGAAAATCGACTTTAAGTATACTAATATCGAAATTGCTGGGGTAAACCCTAAAGAATGGTATGAGCTAGTTGTACCCGAAGAAGACTACTATACAATATTGGCATCCGGTCTAAAACACACGATCACGATTGACGATTTAGAAGCGCAAAAAGAGGCCTTGCGTGGCCAATATCGCAGTTTGGATTCGGTGAATCTTTTTTTACGGAATTTAGCTCAGACTTATTCTCAGATATGCGTGTTAGAAAGTCTAGGACCGTCATACGAAAATCGCATGATATATGGGATTAAAATTTCTGATAATCCCACGCTTGATGAAGAAGACATTGAACCCGGAGTATTTATCTGTGGCCTGCATCATTCCCGGGAATGGGCCACAATTGAAGTTTGCCTTTTCTTTGCGGACAGTATCCTGCGTGCTTACAATTCTAACCCTAATATTCAAAATCTAATCAATAATCATCAAATTTGGGTCTTTCCAGTGATTAATCCTGATGGTTATGTGTATGATTATCCACAACAGCGCTCCTGGCGCAAAAACCGTCAACCATTCGGCGGTGCGATTGGGACCGATATTAATCGCAATTACTTGGGCGCATGTGACACTAATCGCTATGGACTGTGGGGAGCTTTAGCCTCTGGTGCTCAGAGTTCCCATTATCCATCAAGCGAAACTTTTATGGGGGCATTCGGGGCGTCTAGCCCAGAGATTAGAAATGTGACTGAGTTTTTCCGGCGCCACAATATAAACGTTTCTTTATCATTTCATTCCTATTCAGAACTTGTTTTGTGGCCCTGGGGGTTTTTAGATATTCCCACGCCGGATAATGCACTGTATGTGCGGGTTGGCAATACTATGGCCAGTTTGATAAATAAATTAGGTGGTGGCACTTATACTCCTGGGCAAATTCCTTCGCTGTATTTGGTTTCTAGTGGTTCGGATGACTGGATATATGGTTATAATAAATTTGTTAAAGGCAATCCCTGCCTGGCTTATACGATAGAAGTTGGAACTCAATTTTATCAACCAACATCCCAGTTAGATCAGATTTGCCGAGAGAATTTTAAGGCCATCTACTATCTAGCGAATTTTTCTGATAGTGTGCGGGTATTGGTAAAACCATTTGTCGCACCACCAGAACTTTCGGTGCCGGAGACGGTTACCAGTAACCAGTTTACGATTAGTTGGCGACCTAAGAACGCTACCTATAATCAACCAACTCAATGGCAAGTTGAAGAACTACGAGGCTATGAGGTATTTATCGATAATTTTGAAGGACTAAATAATAATGCCTGGATTACCCGGGGATTTGTTTTAAGTACGACCCGGGCCTATTCGGGCACCAGAAGTATGTATTCAGATTCCGCAAATAATATTTCGAATTATTTAAGAACCCGCTATCCTTATTATGTCCGCCCGGGTGATTCTCTTATTTTTTGGTGTTGGTATAATCTTGAGCGAAATTATGATGTCGCGGTCGTAGAGGTTTCTTATGATACCCGAGAGTGGTTTCAATTAGGTCCGCGGCTTACTGATACCGCAATGAGTTGGCGGCGCCTGGCGTATTCGTTAGAGAATTATGTGGGTAAATCGATCTATTTTCAATCCCGGGTAATGACTGATGGCAGTGTGTTACGCAACGGATTCTATGTCGATGATGTCTATCCAGTGCCGTTTTTCAGTAATCAGCAAGTTATTTCGGCTAGTGTCATAGATACATTTTTAACCGTGACTGTCAATGAACCTGGGACTTATTGGTATCGCGTTAAGGGATATAATATCACAAACGGTTGGGGTGAGTATAGTTTAACAAAGCCGGTAACGGTCTTAAGTAGTGCAATTACTGAAAATCGCCAAGATTGCAATAACTCTTTTCAACTGAAAGTTATACCAAATATTTTGCGAAATGGAATTGTAATTAATTATTACTTACCTCAAATCTCTGATGTTGAATTGCGAGTTTATAATTCGCTAGGCCAAGAAGTTACAACCTTAAGGCTTGCAGCTCAAAAATCTGGTGCGTATCAGATATTTTGGGATGGCCGCAGTAATAACCGGTTGAAATTGGCTCCGGGAATATATTTTCTGCAATTAGCAGTAGATAAAAAAACTGCGATCAGAAGAATATTGATTTTATAAGCTCTTGATTATTGTGCAAATCTTGGTAAGATAATTACAATGCCTAAGCAAACGCCGTTTTACGAAAAGCATATCCAAAATCACGGACGAATGGTCGAATTTGCCGGGCATCTACTGCCGATGCAGTTTAAAGGAATTATTCCCGAGCATCTTACGGTTCGAAAGCAAGTAGGAGTTTTTGACGTTTCACATATGGGGCGTATCGAGGTTTATGGACGTGACCGCATATCATTTGTTGATTACTTAACTACTAACGATGTGGAGGGTCTTAAAGAATTTCAAGTGCAATATTCTACGATGTGTCTTCCTAATGGGGGAATTATTGACGACTTATTGGTATATCGGCTCCCGGACCACATGCTACTTGTGGTAAATGGGGCTCGCCACGAGTATGATTTAAATTGGATTATTGAACATAAAAAGGGCGATGTGGAAATAATTGACCGGACTTCAGAAATTGCTCAATTAGCTATTCAGGGACCCAAATCCGAACCGGTATTAGAAAAGCTATGTGCAATAAATTTAGCTTCAATTGGCTACTATTGGTCAGCATATGCTATGCTCGACGGCATCCAGATTCTTATTTCACGTACCGGATACACTGGGGAGGACGGTTTTGAAATCTACGTTGAAAATCGTTTTGCTTCGCAAGTATGGGATTTAATTTTTAAAGCTGGTCAAGAATATGGAATTGAACCAATTGGCCTGGGTGCGCGCGATACCTTACGGTTAGAAATGAAATATTGTCTGTACGGTAACGATATCACCGAAGAAACTAATCCTTTAGAAGCTGGATTAAACTTTGTGGTCAAATTAGATAAGCCCAATGGCTTTATAG comes from candidate division WOR-3 bacterium and encodes:
- the gcvT gene encoding glycine cleavage system aminomethyltransferase GcvT, producing the protein MPKQTPFYEKHIQNHGRMVEFAGHLLPMQFKGIIPEHLTVRKQVGVFDVSHMGRIEVYGRDRISFVDYLTTNDVEGLKEFQVQYSTMCLPNGGIIDDLLVYRLPDHMLLVVNGARHEYDLNWIIEHKKGDVEIIDRTSEIAQLAIQGPKSEPVLEKLCAINLASIGYYWSAYAMLDGIQILISRTGYTGEDGFEIYVENRFASQVWDLIFKAGQEYGIEPIGLGARDTLRLEMKYCLYGNDITEETNPLEAGLNFVVKLDKPNGFIGKEALLKSKKEGIKRKLVGFEMTDNLIPRFGYEILINGVSCGKVTSGNWGPSVERGIGMGYVPIEFSAVGTELTIMGRGKLAKAKIVKTPFYKFGSRK